A region from the Vicia villosa cultivar HV-30 ecotype Madison, WI linkage group LG3, Vvil1.0, whole genome shotgun sequence genome encodes:
- the LOC131660040 gene encoding transcription factor MYB3R-1-like isoform X1, producing the protein MGSERSISGPSDTVQKIRPLHGRTTGPTRRSTKGNWTAEEDEILRKAVERFKGKNWKKIAECFKDRTDVQCLHRWQKVLNPELIKGPWSKEEDETIVDLVNKYGPKKWSTIAQHLPGRIGKQCRERWHNHLNPSINKEAWTQEEELALIHAHQIYGNRWAELSKFLPGRTDNAIKNHWNSSVKKKLDSYLASGLLAQFQNVQLVGNPNQPIDSSCARLQFSVDDIGPRGTDGEEVSLCSQESANADNFPSGRELRIVMQNGEEYRANEESNQASCSEPYYLSLDDVTCQEPFEQKYSNQPGSSSANVDYQFNLHALPNISSLDFGQESSQLQNDSLAPSESHNMMIVPYEYQPSSMDNAEGEQNMLVTDDECRFLFSEAMSEECFSSGVNNIDLSRRTSSLCQSPLPSCGRMVMYAAEANPLVSSDDLHCVSREQDGLIYANDNNRYEDVGEDENLKLVPVNSSGCGSDTMQNCYPIDEKPKGHIKQEEAGGTLCYEPPRFPSLDIPFMSCDLIQSGDMQQEFSPLGIRQFMMSSMNCLTPFRLWDSPSRIDSPKALLKSAAKTFTSTPSIMKKKKRNRDLLSPLSDRRMEKKHEIDLTSTLITNFSRLDVMFDDNEAQGIEDDKENCRPAFKVEEKSNSQNKIEQSPLDADAKMKNDIDPAAEIVQQPSGVLVEHDMNDPSLYSPSQIGLKSDIVLSLSARSHKKPASRLNSPCVRLKEHERLSVSVTCVQSVCSSPGPGENMGDQTGNNGGFERNNIFGGTPYRKSFESPSAWKSPLFFSTFLTSPRLDTEITIEDYGCFFSPGDKSYDAMGWMKQIGEHTAAQYADALEILENETPKALPKDAFEDNQENKDPHNQPGNQSNSASNALVERRILDFSECGSPERGDKGKSSVMSISSPSYLLKGCR; encoded by the exons ATGGGAAGTGAGAGGTCGATTTCTGGTCCATCTGATACTGTACAGAAAATTAGACCATTGCATGG GAGGACTACTGGCCCTACAAGGCGATCCACTAAAGGAAATTGGACAGCTGAGGAG GACGAAATTTTGCGGAAGGCTGTTGAGCGTTTTAAAGGAAAGAATTGGAAAAAAATAG CGGAGTGTTTCAAGGATAGGACTGATGTACAATGCTTGCATAGGTGGCAAAAAGTCTTAAATCCAGAACTTATCAAAGGTCCTTGGTCTAAAGAG GAAGATGAAACTATCGTGGATTTGGTAAACAAATATGGGCCTAAAAAGTGGTCTACTATAGCACAACATTTACCTGGACGCATTGGTAAGCAATGTCGAGAAAG GTGGCATAATCATCTTAATCCTTCTATAAATAAGGAAGCATGGACGCAGGAAGAAGAATTGGCTCTAATACATGCTCATCAGATTTATGGGAATAGATGGGCAGAATTATCTAAGTTTTTGCCTGGAAG GACAGACAATGCGATAAAGAACCATTGGAATAGTTCTGTCAAAAAGAAATTGGATTCTTACTTAGCGTCGGGCTTGCTTGCTCAGTTTCAAAATGTACAACTTGTTGGAAATCCAAATCAACCTATTGATTCATCCTGTGCAAGGTTGCAGTTTAGTGTAGATGATATCGGTCCTAGGGGGACTGACGGTGAGGAAGTTTCACTGTGTAGCCAGGAGTCGGCTAATGCTGACAACTTTCCGTCTGGCAGAGAGTTGAGAATTGTTATGCAAAATGGAGAAGAGTACAGGGCCAATGAAGAATCTAATCAAGCATCTTGTTCAGAGCCATATTACTTGTCTCTGGATGATGTTACTTGCCAAGAACCATTTGAGCAGAAATATTCAAACCAACCCGGAAGTTCTTCTGCTAACGTGGATTACCAATTTAATTTACATGCTTTGCCCAACATTTCCTCGCTTGACTTTGGGCAGGAATCATCACAGTTGCAAAATGATTCTTTAGCTCCCAGTGAAAGTCATAACATGATGATTGTTCCATATGAATATCAGCCTTCATCTATGGACAATGCCGAAGGAGAACAAAACATGTTGGTAACTGATGATGAATGTAGGTTCCTATTTTCAGAGGCAATGAGTGAAGAATGCTTTTCCTCAGGAGTAAATAATATTGACTTGTCTAGACGCACTTCATCTCTTTGTCAGTCACCTTTACCATCTTGTGGTAGAATGGTGATGTATGCAGCCGAAGCCAATCCATTGGTAAGCTCTGATGATCTACATTGTGTCTCGAGAGAACAAGATGGCTTGATTTATGCCAATGATAACAATAGGTATGAAGATGTTGGAGAAGATGAAAACTTAAAATTGGTCCCTGTAAATAGTTCTGGATGTGGATCAGATACTATGCAAAATTGCTATCCAATTGATGAAAAACCGAAGGGACATATAAAACAGGAGGAAGCAGGAGGAACACTATGTTATGAACCACCTCGTTTTCCAAGTTTGGATATACCTTTCATGAGCTGTGATCTTATACAGTCTGGCGACATGCAGCAAGAATTCAGTCCCTTAGGTATCCGACAGTTTATGATGTCTTCTATGAACTGTCTTACTCCTTTCAGATTGTGGGACTCACCTTCTCGAATTGATAGTCCAAAGGCTTTATTAAAAAGTGCTGCTAAAACTTTTACAAGTACGCCATCcataatgaagaagaagaaacgaAATCGAGACCTTTTATCTCCACTATCAGATAGAAGAATGGAGAAGAAACATGAGATTGACTTGACATCAACTTTGATTACAAACTTCTCTCGTTTAGATGTCATGTTTGATGATAATGAGGCTCAAGGTATTGAAGACGATAAAGAAAATTGTAGACCAGCTTTTAAGGTAGAGGAGAAAAGTAACTCTCAGAACAAGATTGAGCAGTCTCCTCTCGATGCCGATGCTAAGATGAAGAATGATATTGATCCTGCTGCCGAAATT GTGCAACAGCCTTCTGGAGTTTTGGTTGAACATGATATGAATGATCCGTCGTTGTATTCTCCTAGTCAAATTGGTTTGAAATCAGATATAGTTCTTAGTTTAAGTGCTAGAAGTCATAAAAAGCCAGCTTCAAGACTTAATTCTCCTTGTGTTCGATTAAAGGAGCACGAAAGACTCTCAGTTTCTGTTACTTGTGTACAATCCGTCTGTTCATCACCAGGACCAGGAGAGAATATGGGCGATCAAACCGGAAACAATGGTGGTTTTGAAAGAAATAACat TTTTGGCGGAACACCTTATAGGAAAAGCTTTGAATCACCTTCGGCATGGAAATCTCCCCTGTTCTTCAGCACTTTTTTGACTAGCCCCAGGCTTGATACTGAAATTACAATTGAG GACTATGGATGTTTCTTTAGCCCGGGCGATAAAAGCTATGATGCAATGGGATGGATGAAACAGATTGGTGAACACACTGCTGCTCAATATGCCGATGCTCTAGAGATTTTGGAAAATGAAACTCCTAAGGCACTACCAAAAGATGCATTTGAAGACAACCAAGAAAACAAGGATCCTCATAATCAACCTGGGAACCAGTCTAACTCGGCTTCAAATGCTTTG GTGGAACGACGCATACTTGACTTCAGTGAATGTGGATCTCCAGAGAGGGGTGATAAGGGCAAGTCCTCAGTTATGAGCATTTCAAGTCCTTCGTATTTGTTGAAGGGCTGTAGATAA
- the LOC131660040 gene encoding transcription factor MYB3R-1-like isoform X2, with protein MGSERSISGPSDTVQKIRPLHGRTTGPTRRSTKGNWTAEEDEILRKAVERFKGKNWKKIAECFKDRTDVQCLHRWQKVLNPELIKGPWSKEEDETIVDLVNKYGPKKWSTIAQHLPGRIGKQCRERWHNHLNPSINKEAWTQEEELALIHAHQIYGNRWAELSKFLPGRTDNAIKNHWNSSVKKKLDSYLASGLLAQFQNVQLVGNPNQPIDSSCARLQFSVDDIGPRGTDGEEVSLCSQESANADNFPSGRELRIVMQNGEEYRANEESNQASCSEPYYLSLDDVTCQEPFEQKYSNQPGSSSANVDYQFNLHALPNISSLDFGQESSQLQNDSLAPSESHNMMIVPYEYQPSSMDNAEGEQNMLVTDDECRFLFSEAMSEECFSSGVNNIDLSRRTSSLCQSPLPSCGRMVMYAAEANPLVSSDDLHCVSREQDGLIYANDNNRYEDVGEDENLKLVPVNSSGCGSDTMQNCYPIDEKPKGHIKQEEAGGTLCYEPPRFPSLDIPFMSCDLIQSGDMQQEFSPLGIRQFMMSSMNCLTPFRLWDSPSRIDSPKALLKSAAKTFTSTPSIMKKKKRNRDLLSPLSDRRMEKKHEIDLTSTLITNFSRLDVMFDDNEAQGIEDDKENCRPAFKVEEKSNSQNKIEQSPLDADAKMKNDIDPAAEIPSGVLVEHDMNDPSLYSPSQIGLKSDIVLSLSARSHKKPASRLNSPCVRLKEHERLSVSVTCVQSVCSSPGPGENMGDQTGNNGGFERNNIFGGTPYRKSFESPSAWKSPLFFSTFLTSPRLDTEITIEDYGCFFSPGDKSYDAMGWMKQIGEHTAAQYADALEILENETPKALPKDAFEDNQENKDPHNQPGNQSNSASNALVERRILDFSECGSPERGDKGKSSVMSISSPSYLLKGCR; from the exons ATGGGAAGTGAGAGGTCGATTTCTGGTCCATCTGATACTGTACAGAAAATTAGACCATTGCATGG GAGGACTACTGGCCCTACAAGGCGATCCACTAAAGGAAATTGGACAGCTGAGGAG GACGAAATTTTGCGGAAGGCTGTTGAGCGTTTTAAAGGAAAGAATTGGAAAAAAATAG CGGAGTGTTTCAAGGATAGGACTGATGTACAATGCTTGCATAGGTGGCAAAAAGTCTTAAATCCAGAACTTATCAAAGGTCCTTGGTCTAAAGAG GAAGATGAAACTATCGTGGATTTGGTAAACAAATATGGGCCTAAAAAGTGGTCTACTATAGCACAACATTTACCTGGACGCATTGGTAAGCAATGTCGAGAAAG GTGGCATAATCATCTTAATCCTTCTATAAATAAGGAAGCATGGACGCAGGAAGAAGAATTGGCTCTAATACATGCTCATCAGATTTATGGGAATAGATGGGCAGAATTATCTAAGTTTTTGCCTGGAAG GACAGACAATGCGATAAAGAACCATTGGAATAGTTCTGTCAAAAAGAAATTGGATTCTTACTTAGCGTCGGGCTTGCTTGCTCAGTTTCAAAATGTACAACTTGTTGGAAATCCAAATCAACCTATTGATTCATCCTGTGCAAGGTTGCAGTTTAGTGTAGATGATATCGGTCCTAGGGGGACTGACGGTGAGGAAGTTTCACTGTGTAGCCAGGAGTCGGCTAATGCTGACAACTTTCCGTCTGGCAGAGAGTTGAGAATTGTTATGCAAAATGGAGAAGAGTACAGGGCCAATGAAGAATCTAATCAAGCATCTTGTTCAGAGCCATATTACTTGTCTCTGGATGATGTTACTTGCCAAGAACCATTTGAGCAGAAATATTCAAACCAACCCGGAAGTTCTTCTGCTAACGTGGATTACCAATTTAATTTACATGCTTTGCCCAACATTTCCTCGCTTGACTTTGGGCAGGAATCATCACAGTTGCAAAATGATTCTTTAGCTCCCAGTGAAAGTCATAACATGATGATTGTTCCATATGAATATCAGCCTTCATCTATGGACAATGCCGAAGGAGAACAAAACATGTTGGTAACTGATGATGAATGTAGGTTCCTATTTTCAGAGGCAATGAGTGAAGAATGCTTTTCCTCAGGAGTAAATAATATTGACTTGTCTAGACGCACTTCATCTCTTTGTCAGTCACCTTTACCATCTTGTGGTAGAATGGTGATGTATGCAGCCGAAGCCAATCCATTGGTAAGCTCTGATGATCTACATTGTGTCTCGAGAGAACAAGATGGCTTGATTTATGCCAATGATAACAATAGGTATGAAGATGTTGGAGAAGATGAAAACTTAAAATTGGTCCCTGTAAATAGTTCTGGATGTGGATCAGATACTATGCAAAATTGCTATCCAATTGATGAAAAACCGAAGGGACATATAAAACAGGAGGAAGCAGGAGGAACACTATGTTATGAACCACCTCGTTTTCCAAGTTTGGATATACCTTTCATGAGCTGTGATCTTATACAGTCTGGCGACATGCAGCAAGAATTCAGTCCCTTAGGTATCCGACAGTTTATGATGTCTTCTATGAACTGTCTTACTCCTTTCAGATTGTGGGACTCACCTTCTCGAATTGATAGTCCAAAGGCTTTATTAAAAAGTGCTGCTAAAACTTTTACAAGTACGCCATCcataatgaagaagaagaaacgaAATCGAGACCTTTTATCTCCACTATCAGATAGAAGAATGGAGAAGAAACATGAGATTGACTTGACATCAACTTTGATTACAAACTTCTCTCGTTTAGATGTCATGTTTGATGATAATGAGGCTCAAGGTATTGAAGACGATAAAGAAAATTGTAGACCAGCTTTTAAGGTAGAGGAGAAAAGTAACTCTCAGAACAAGATTGAGCAGTCTCCTCTCGATGCCGATGCTAAGATGAAGAATGATATTGATCCTGCTGCCGAAATT CCTTCTGGAGTTTTGGTTGAACATGATATGAATGATCCGTCGTTGTATTCTCCTAGTCAAATTGGTTTGAAATCAGATATAGTTCTTAGTTTAAGTGCTAGAAGTCATAAAAAGCCAGCTTCAAGACTTAATTCTCCTTGTGTTCGATTAAAGGAGCACGAAAGACTCTCAGTTTCTGTTACTTGTGTACAATCCGTCTGTTCATCACCAGGACCAGGAGAGAATATGGGCGATCAAACCGGAAACAATGGTGGTTTTGAAAGAAATAACat TTTTGGCGGAACACCTTATAGGAAAAGCTTTGAATCACCTTCGGCATGGAAATCTCCCCTGTTCTTCAGCACTTTTTTGACTAGCCCCAGGCTTGATACTGAAATTACAATTGAG GACTATGGATGTTTCTTTAGCCCGGGCGATAAAAGCTATGATGCAATGGGATGGATGAAACAGATTGGTGAACACACTGCTGCTCAATATGCCGATGCTCTAGAGATTTTGGAAAATGAAACTCCTAAGGCACTACCAAAAGATGCATTTGAAGACAACCAAGAAAACAAGGATCCTCATAATCAACCTGGGAACCAGTCTAACTCGGCTTCAAATGCTTTG GTGGAACGACGCATACTTGACTTCAGTGAATGTGGATCTCCAGAGAGGGGTGATAAGGGCAAGTCCTCAGTTATGAGCATTTCAAGTCCTTCGTATTTGTTGAAGGGCTGTAGATAA